The Anabaena sp. WA102 genome contains a region encoding:
- a CDS encoding PstS family phosphate ABC transporter substrate-binding protein, with protein sequence MKIVTKNLLQPIFSLTFLVGLSALVSSCQPSQPNKTTTAIKIDGSDTVYPITQEVSNDYNFQKNNGKSPSVKAIELNSSGTSSGFKKFCLGETDINNASRPIHTHEIKECNQNNVTFLELPIGFDAITIVVNSQNNWAQDITLAELKKIWEPSAEGKITTWNQIRPTWPNKPLNLYGPDKDSGTFDYFTQIAVGQEGAIRKDYKADKNYKVIDSKVSSDINALAVIPYAYYNSSKDTLKALSVDSGTGAVMPSRTSVKWGKYRPLSRPLFIYVSYKSLRQKPDMREFLELYMDKAPEFVSAIGDVPLTDQAYKLNKIHFNKGKVGTVFEGKSQFNLTLEQVLQKQAKF encoded by the coding sequence ATGAAAATTGTCACCAAAAATCTTTTACAACCAATATTTTCTCTAACTTTCCTTGTGGGACTCTCCGCACTGGTATCATCATGTCAACCGTCCCAACCAAATAAGACAACAACAGCTATTAAAATTGATGGTTCAGACACTGTTTACCCTATTACCCAAGAAGTCAGCAATGATTATAACTTCCAGAAAAATAATGGTAAATCACCTTCAGTAAAAGCAATTGAACTTAATTCTTCCGGTACTAGTAGCGGATTTAAAAAGTTTTGTTTGGGAGAGACAGATATTAACAATGCTTCTCGACCAATTCATACTCATGAAATCAAAGAGTGTAATCAAAATAACGTGACATTTCTTGAATTACCCATTGGTTTTGATGCAATAACAATAGTAGTTAACTCTCAAAATAATTGGGCGCAGGATATAACCTTGGCAGAACTCAAAAAAATCTGGGAACCATCAGCCGAAGGTAAAATTACTACATGGAATCAGATTCGTCCTACTTGGCCGAATAAACCCTTGAACCTTTATGGTCCTGATAAAGATTCAGGCACTTTTGACTATTTTACACAAATTGCCGTAGGACAAGAAGGGGCTATTCGTAAGGACTATAAAGCTGATAAAAATTACAAAGTCATAGATAGCAAAGTTAGCAGTGATATCAACGCCTTAGCTGTCATTCCCTACGCCTATTACAACTCTAGCAAAGATACATTGAAAGCCTTATCTGTAGATAGCGGTACTGGTGCAGTGATGCCTTCGCGGACAAGTGTGAAATGGGGAAAATACCGACCACTTTCTCGTCCACTGTTTATATATGTCAGCTATAAATCTCTGCGGCAAAAACCAGATATGAGAGAATTTTTAGAATTATACATGGATAAAGCACCTGAGTTTGTCAGTGCTATTGGGGATGTACCCTTAACAGATCAAGCTTACAAATTAAATAAGATCCATTTTAACAAAGGTAAAGTCGGCACTGTTTTTGAGGGTAAATCTCAATTTAATTTAACTCTAGAACAGGTCTTGCAAAAACAAGCTAAGTTCTAA